The window TGTCGATAACTCATCGCAAGATTTTGTTTGATTTGTATCTCTTTCTCTATTTCCTTTACTCGATTTAGTATATTCACTGCACTCATGTCTTTTACCTCCTGTTACTTTGAGGTAAATTCTCGATAGAATTTCTACTCAATCTGTGCTTTCACGGCATTCATCAGTGCCGTTTGTATTTTATCTTTTCGTTTCAATGCCTTTAGGACATCTTCATCTATCGTGCCTTTAGTGATAATGTGTTGAATCACCACTGTTTGTGTTTGCCCTTGACGATAAAGCCGTGCGTTGGTTTGTTGGTACAACTCCAATGACCAAGTGAGTGAATACCAAATCAAAGTAGAGCCGCCTTGTTGTAAATTCAAACCATGCCCTGCACTTGCTGGGTGGACGAGTGCTACTGGAATGTTCCCTTTATTCCACTCAGCTATATCTTCGCTTGTTTTGATTTCTTTTACTTTGAATCTTTTTTCAATTCGTTCTTTATCTGATTTAAACCAATACGCCACTAGCACTGGCTTCCCATTTGCTCCTTCAATTAAGTCTTCCAGTGCATCTAATTTTTTATCATGGATTTCATAAAACTTTCCATCTTCATCATAAATACTACCACTCGCCATCTGTAGTAGTTTGTTGGATAGACTTGCAGCATTTACAGCATCAATTTCCCTATCACTTACTTGCATAACCATTTCTTTTCTAAACTCTTCGTACTTTGTTTTATCTTTATTGCTCAGCTCTACATTTACTTCATTCATGACTAAATCCGGCATCTTCAGATGGTCTTTGGCTTTCATTGAAATGGTAATATCTGAAATTTTTTCATAGATTCGTTCTTCAGCATTCTTTTGTGGCTTATAGCTATATACAATTGCACCATTTCGCTTATCGGGAACAAAGTATGTGCTGCGGTAGTGACTAATATATCGACCCAGTCTTTCTCCAAAATCAAGTATTCTAAACTCAGCCCACAAATCCATCAAACCATTACTGCTTGGTGTTCCTGTTAAACCAACTATGCGTTTAATGTACGGTCGAACCTTTAGTAAACTTTTCACTCGTTTACTTTGATATGATTTAAAAGAACTCAGTTCATCAATGACTACCATATCAAAATCGAACGTTACTCTACTTTTGTTCACTAACCAATCTATATTTTCACGATTAATGATATAAATATTTACTTTCTTGTTTAAAGACAACAAGCGTTCTTTCTCAGTTCCAACTACCACTGAGTAAGTTAGTCTATTTAAATGTTCCCATTTTTTGATTTCACTTGGCCATGTACTAATCGCTACTCTAAGCGGTGCTATAACTAAAACCTTACTCACTTCAAATCTATCGTATATAAGCTCATCAATAGCTGTTAGTGTTGTGACACTTTTGCCTAAACCCATTTCAAGTAGCAAAGCAGCTACCTTATTCTTCACAATGAATTC of the Gemella sp. zg-570 genome contains:
- a CDS encoding DEAD/DEAH box helicase, with the protein product MKYVPHSYQEYAKEFIVKNKVAALLLEMGLGKSVTTLTAIDELIYDRFEVSKVLVIAPLRVAISTWPSEIKKWEHLNRLTYSVVVGTEKERLLSLNKKVNIYIINRENIDWLVNKSRVTFDFDMVVIDELSSFKSYQSKRVKSLLKVRPYIKRIVGLTGTPSSNGLMDLWAEFRILDFGERLGRYISHYRSTYFVPDKRNGAIVYSYKPQKNAEERIYEKISDITISMKAKDHLKMPDLVMNEVNVELSNKDKTKYEEFRKEMVMQVSDREIDAVNAASLSNKLLQMASGSIYDEDGKFYEIHDKKLDALEDLIEGANGKPVLVAYWFKSDKERIEKRFKVKEIKTSEDIAEWNKGNIPVALVHPASAGHGLNLQQGGSTLIWYSLTWSLELYQQTNARLYRQGQTQTVVIQHIITKGTIDEDVLKALKRKDKIQTALMNAVKAQIE